ccggccccctgggctcacgaaccgggacgaatgcccccatgggtcccggttcgtgactgaaccggggctaatgtgaaaactgtcctgtgacctatgccctgttttctactagtgaatcgTGTTCTCTCCGACGTATGCTGTACGTAGCAGCCACGGCGGGGCAGCCATGGCCTCCACACATACATCTCTCAGCAAGTCTCGGTGACTGACCGCCGGCCTGACCGGCGACTTTCAGATTCTAAACCGCCGGTCGTTGCACGGCCTGTCAGTTCCCGAGTTATAACCACTGGTATTATCGCTAGCTGCTCTCCGTCACTCACTGATATATACGTACTAGTATATCTAGTCTCCTATCAACACACACCACATGCTACATTATGAACGTCCAGTGACCACCCGCCGTCGTGCAGGCCATGGCATCCACGAAGCAGCCCACGAATCAGTCCAAGGAAGGACGACTTCGATCTTGACCGGCAAATATGACTCACGTCTGCCCACACACCTGCCATGGAAAAACGAGCACCTAATCCATCCACACGTCCGCAGCTCCACTCTACGTACGAACCCCCACCTTCTTAAGAGCACCACCAGACGTTGCACGAAGCAACCgatcatcaccaccaccaccacaccatAGCCACCACCATGGATCGCTCGCCTGCCAAGTTCGTCTTGCTCCTCATGGCAGCGGCAACCTGGAGCTGCTTCCTCGTCGCCGACGCAGGCAAGCTCCAGCCGAGCTGCATAGGGCGCGAGAGGGACGCCTTGCTGGCCTTCAAGCAAGGCATCCGTCACGACCACTACGACAACCTCGGGTCGTGGCAACAAGAGCGCCAAGATTGCTGCCAATGGGAAGGCATCACCTGCGACAACGTAACTGGCCATGTCGTCAAGCTTGACCTTGGCGGAAGATATGATTTGGTCGGCCAGATAAGTCCTTCCTTGCTTTCTCTAGAGCATCTCGAGTACCTCAATCTCAACTGGACGGGCCTGTGTGGGCCTGATGGTGGTGTTCCAGAGTTCTTGGGTTCCTTAAAGAACTTGAGGCATCTTGATCTGTCCGGCATGCCTTTCTCCGGTATGGCGCCTCCTCAGCTTGGCAACCTGTCAAAGCTGGAATATCTTTACCTCTCCTACATGGATATGTACTCAACAGACATCTCATGGTTAACTCGTCTACCTCTGTTGGTGCAACTTGATATGAGTCTTATCAACCTCAGCTCAATAGCCGATTGGCCTCTTGTTGTGAACAAGATTCCATCTTTGAAGTTGCTCCGTCTTGTTGAGTGCTCGCTTTCAAGTGCAAACCAATCCCTAGCACACCTAAACCTCACAAATCTTCAATACCTTGATCTCTCAGATAACTACTTTGGTCATCCAATTGCATCCAGTTGGTTTTGGAACATAACAAGCATCAAGTACCTCGACCTTTCTGGTACCTCTCTCTATGGTCCGTTTCCTAATGAACTAGGAAATATGACGTCTCTCCAAGAACTTTATTTTGGCCCCTATTCTTCCGATGGTGACTCACCCACCACAACTGCTAACACGGCCACAATGACAGTAGACTTGAAAAATCTATGTGATTTGGAAGACCTATTGCTTGATGGAAGCCTCTCCTCTGGGAACATAACAGAGTTTATAGATAAACTGCCAAGATGTTCGTCCAACAGATTGCAGCGCTTGAGGTTGAGCCGCAACAATATGGTTGGAATTCTACCAAACAGATTGGGGAACTTAACCAACTTAGCTTTGTTGGACCTTTCTTACAATAACATTACTGGAGCTATACCGCTAGGCATAAGCAATCTTTCTTGTTTAGAAACACTTGATCTTTCTAACAACCTTCTTGCTGGAGCTATACCGCTAGGGTTGGGAAATTGCACTAGTTTGCAATATGTTTCTCTCACCAGTAACAGTCTCAATGGACCTATACAACCAGGGATACAAAGCTGCAATACATTACAGGACCTTTTGCTTTCTTACAATAGCATTACTGGAGCTATACCACCAATGTTGGGAAACTGCACCAGTTTAGAAACACTTGATCTTTCTAACAACCATCTTACTGGAGTTATGCCACCAGGACTGGGAAATTGCACTAGTTTGCAATATTTTTCTCTTTCGAACAACCATCTTACTGGAACTATATCACCAGGGACAGTGAGTTGCACTACATTAAATGACCTTGACCTTTCTTACAACAATCTTACTGGAGATATACCACCATGGCTGGGGAATTGCACTAATTTGCAGTCCCTTTCTCTTTCTAAAAACCTTCTCAATGGACATGTCCCATCTGAGATTGGTCTGCTCGGCAATTTGACTAGACTCGATCTTAGCAACAATAATCTAGATGGTGTGATAAGGGAGGAACACCTGGTTGCTCTAAAGAACTTAGAACACCTGGATCTATCACACAATTCTTTCTCAGGGCATCTGCCATCAGAGTTTGGAGCTACCGGATTATTAGAATTGACATTATCCTCCAATTACTTCAGTGGGCATATTCCTGAATATATTTGTATGTTTTGGAACCTAGTTGTCTTGGATTTATCAGACAACCTTTTCATGGGTGGACTTCCTCGATGTTCTCGAAAGCCTAACCTGGTTTTCCTGATTTTAAATCACAATAAGTTTTCTGGCAAGTTCCCATCATCACTGAAGAACTACTCGAGTTTGGCATTCATGGATCTTTCAATGAATAGTTTCTATGGAACATTACCATCATGGATTGGAGATTTAGTATATTTGCGCTTTCTGCAGCTAAGTCACAATTTCTTGTGTGGAGATATTCCAGTGACTATCACAAATCTTAAACGTCTTCGTCAACTGAGTTTAGCAGGAAACAGTATATCTGGTGTTATTCCTTTTTCTTTGTCAAATTTAACAGCAATGACCCAGAAACATCCGAAGAAACCTGGGGTCGACATGTTTGTATGGTACACCAGCCGTGTGGGTAAATTTAGAGAAGTTTGGTCTATAGTGATGAAGCGTCAGGAACTTAAGTATGGTGctagaatttttgatgtgatcAGTATGGACCTGTCGCTCAACAATCTAACAGGTGAAATTCCAGATGGGATAACCTCTCTCAATGGACTATTGAATCTAAACTTATCATGGAACCAATTGAGTGGAAAAATTCCAGATAGGATTGGAGCTATGGAATCACTTGAATCGCTCGACCTCTCAAGGAACAACCTTTCTGGTGAAATCCCAACAAGCTTGACAGA
The sequence above is a segment of the Aegilops tauschii subsp. strangulata cultivar AL8/78 chromosome 6, Aet v6.0, whole genome shotgun sequence genome. Coding sequences within it:
- the LOC109760086 gene encoding uncharacterized protein, coding for MDRSPAKFVLLLMAAATWSCFLVADAGKLQPSCIGRERDALLAFKQGIRHDHYDNLGSWQQERQDCCQWEGITCDNVTGHVVKLDLGGRYDLVGQISPSLLSLEHLEYLNLNWTGLCGPDGGVPEFLGSLKNLRHLDLSGMPFSGMAPPQLGNLSKLEYLYLSYMDMYSTDISWLTRLPLLVQLDMSLINLSSIADWPLVVNKIPSLKLLRLVECSLSSANQSLAHLNLTNLQYLDLSDNYFGHPIASSWFWNITSIKYLDLSGTSLYGPFPNELGNMTSLQELYFGPYSSDGDSPTTTANTATMTVDLKNLCDLEDLLLDGSLSSGNITEFIDKLPRCSSNRLQRLRLSRNNMVGILPNRLGNLTNLALLDLSYNNITGAIPLGISNLSCLETLDLSNNLLAGAIPLGLGNCTSLQYVSLTSNSLNGPIQPGIQSCNTLQDLLLSYNSITGAIPPMLGNCTSLETLDLSNNHLTGVMPPGLGNCTSLQYFSLSNNHLTGTISPGTVSCTTLNDLDLSYNNLTGDIPPWLGNCTNLQSLSLSKNLLNGHVPSEIGLLGNLTRLDLSNNNLDGVIREEHLVALKNLEHLDLSHNSFSGHLPSEFGATGLLELTLSSNYFSGHIPEYICMFWNLVVLDLSDNLFMGGLPRCSRKPNLVFLILNHNKFSGKFPSSLKNYSSLAFMDLSMNSFYGTLPSWIGDLVYLRFLQLSHNFLCGDIPVTITNLKRLRQLSLAGNSISGVIPFSLSNLTAMTQKHPKKPGVDMFVWYTSRVGKFREVWSIVMKRQELKYGARIFDVISMDLSLNNLTGEIPDGITSLNGLLNLNLSWNQLSGKIPDRIGAMESLESLDLSRNNLSGEIPTSLTDLTYLSSLDLSYNNLTGRIPPGRQLDTLYLENQSIYTGNVGLCGPPLERNCSRNNAPEHDNQQKIKKVSEPVLFFYFGLGSGFVAGLWVVFCTLLFKKVWRLAYFRLFDKLYDKAYVFLVVTWGRIKHKETKT